In Vitis riparia cultivar Riparia Gloire de Montpellier isolate 1030 chromosome 19, EGFV_Vit.rip_1.0, whole genome shotgun sequence, the following proteins share a genomic window:
- the LOC117909362 gene encoding uncharacterized protein LOC117909362 isoform X2: MSSSSFVQTKHHNSFNMQQMIREEVEGMARPKRFFSSSCRTRLSTPSELTVGNPTCNKCSALVLDINFCGLWGCSTALIPTRVAQALKLNFDEMGVVSPSLGGRFSLQHGRRNSLYPPQKQHWPAPPAMKHREMDVPRGWTH, from the exons ATGTCGTCTTCTTCTTTCGTTCAAACTAAACACCATAACAGTTTCAATATGCAGCAAATGATTCGTGAAGAGGTGGAGGGGATGGCTCGACCCAAACGTTTTTTTAGCTCATCATGTAGAACTCGGTTGTCAACTCCATCGGAACTCACCGTGGGGAATCCGACATGCAACAAGTGTTCAGCTCTTGTTTTAGATATTAATTTTTGTGGACTTTGGG GATGCTCCACTGCCCTTATACCAACCAGAGTAGCCCAGGCCCTGAAACTCAACTTTGATGAAATGGGTGTTGTATCACCATCACTGGGTGGCCGTTTCTCTTTGCAACATG GGCGAAGGAACAGCCTGTATCCACCGCAGAAGCAGCACTGGCCGGCGCCTCCTGCAATGAAGCACCGGGAGATGGATGTTCCTCGGGGATGGACTCACTGA
- the LOC117909362 gene encoding uncharacterized protein LOC117909362 isoform X1: MSSSSFVQTKHHNSFNMQQMIREEVEGMARPKRFFSSSCRTRLSTPSELTVGNPTCNKCSALVLDINFCGLWGCSTALIPTRVAQALKLNFDEMGVVSPSLGGRFSLQHDAPPGRRNSLYPPQKQHWPAPPAMKHREMDVPRGWTH, encoded by the exons ATGTCGTCTTCTTCTTTCGTTCAAACTAAACACCATAACAGTTTCAATATGCAGCAAATGATTCGTGAAGAGGTGGAGGGGATGGCTCGACCCAAACGTTTTTTTAGCTCATCATGTAGAACTCGGTTGTCAACTCCATCGGAACTCACCGTGGGGAATCCGACATGCAACAAGTGTTCAGCTCTTGTTTTAGATATTAATTTTTGTGGACTTTGGG GATGCTCCACTGCCCTTATACCAACCAGAGTAGCCCAGGCCCTGAAACTCAACTTTGATGAAATGGGTGTTGTATCACCATCACTGGGTGGCCGTTTCTCTTTGCAACATG ATGCGCCACCAGGGCGAAGGAACAGCCTGTATCCACCGCAGAAGCAGCACTGGCCGGCGCCTCCTGCAATGAAGCACCGGGAGATGGATGTTCCTCGGGGATGGACTCACTGA